Proteins from a genomic interval of Nocardioidaceae bacterium:
- a CDS encoding Rieske (2Fe-2S) protein: MSDGPYEKPKDNTVQAAGSWAVGRANRADFATSRRCRHLGADLAGGSVENGCLVCPWHGANYDVTSGRMVKGPQGIFAKIPGLGLFFKSVTRVLPLKVGSTRREKDGLYVD, from the coding sequence ATGAGCGACGGACCGTACGAGAAGCCGAAGGACAACACCGTGCAGGCGGCCGGCTCGTGGGCCGTCGGTCGGGCCAACCGCGCCGACTTCGCGACCTCACGACGCTGCCGCCACCTCGGCGCGGACCTGGCCGGCGGGTCGGTGGAGAACGGCTGCCTGGTGTGCCCCTGGCACGGAGCCAACTACGACGTCACGTCCGGCCGGATGGTGAAGGGGCCGCAGGGCATCTTCGCGAAGATCCCGGGGCTGGGGCTCTTCTTCAAGTCCGTCACGCGCGTGCTGCCGCTGAAGGTCGGCTCGACCCGTCGCGAGAAGGACGGTCTGTACGTCGACTGA